The following DNA comes from Miscanthus floridulus cultivar M001 chromosome 5, ASM1932011v1, whole genome shotgun sequence.
TGCCACGCCGTGATGCGTGGTGCGGCAGCGTGATGCGTGGCGCGACAGGCCCGCCGCCGTCGTGACGGGTGGCACGTCAGCGGTCGCCGCAACCGTTGACTGCCCCCtgtcgcgccgccatgcatggcgcgacagcgTGAATTAGACGCATCGTGCAAACAGGCACATCCAAAAGTGTtaattttgaagaaaaaaaaacagtgtcagttttaaaaaaaatgttaaaaataaaaaaaatgcgcCGAGGCTACGTCGATCCAGGACGCCAGCATCCATCCACTCCATAAGGTGCAGCGGCAGAATTGCCGCCAAACCACGGGCGGCAAACTCCACCAAGCAGGCACAGTCCGTGCTCCTGAAGAAGCTAGGGGTGCACGTCGATGCTGCTGCTGTCGACTCAGAGATCCAGAGGAAGCTCAAGGAAACATTCCAGGGAAACATGTGTGCAAGGAAACAGCAGGCGCTGCAGATCCTTTTCTCCGGGGAATTTGATCCGGAAACCATGGGGCTTGACATGGCTGGCCTTGTCACTGTTGAGGCTTAGTCTCCAGTGTCCACACTCTACCTTCGTTGCAAAGCTGTTCTTTATGTCGTCGTTAGCTAGCTGTTTCGTCTGGAACGTGCGGAGGCTTAATGGCCGCGCACGACGCGACATCTTGCTTGGCTGCTCCTTCAGTCGTGAGGTCTGGGATTCATGGATTAGGAGATTGCATCTCTAGGATATTGTGGTGGTTCGGGTCGAACAGGCAATTCTGTGGTGGCTGCAAAGCAGGAAGATGGTCCCAAAGCCGGTCCGCAGAGGTTTCGactccctcttcttcctcattggATGGATGATCTAGACGGAGTGCAACGCGAGGACCTTCAACGGTGTATCAACTCCGGCTGCGCGAGGACCTTCAACGGTGTATCAACTCCGGCTGCGCAGGTGGGGGTGATGATCCAGGAGGAGGTCGATGCTTGGTGCCTGGCTGGTTATAAACAGCTGAGGGCGCTAATGGCGCTTCTTTGATTTGGCTCAGGCAGTAGTCGCGAAATTAGATTTGTGTAATCACAATCACGTGCGAGTTCGGTGGGGGAGGGCTTCGGTAACCTTGATTACCGTGGCAGCTCTTCGTTGTAGCAAAACTATCTTCTGCTTAATAAAATACGTGCCTCGACACGATCgcgaaaaaaagaaagaagttAGTAAGAGTACAACATAACAGGCGCAAACCAAACGGACCCTACTAGAGACTGGAATCCAAGAATAGAAGTTAGCATGAGTCGCCTTGCTAGTCTATTCTTAATAATAGACTTACACACAAGACCAACTGGTGCCGTCACATGCGTACATGCATTTGAAAACAAGATTaatcaaaagaaagaaaaacaccGAACCCAACACAAGCACAAATCAAGAAAGAAACAAGGGACTTTGACAGCCGCGCGGCAACTACGCCGATCGAGCTCCGGCCGACGTTGTCCCACGGTCGCATGTAGATATAGTAGTACGGTAACGCTGCGTGGTGAGAGGCGAGGCATGTGGCCGGCAGGCATGGGTGTGGGGCGATCAGACGCCCTTGCCGCGGGTCTTCTTCTCGCTGTCGCCGGCGTTCATGCTGAAGCTGCTGAGAGTGCGGCCGCCGGCGTTGTAGTTTTTGTTGTTGCTGTTGAAGCTGAAGCTAGTCATTTTCATGCCGGGGGCGGCGCTCTCGGTGGCGTCGACGGGCGCCGCGTGCTggctcagcagcagcagccccagcagggccacgCCCAGCAGCGTCATGCGCAGCTCGCCGGACTTGGACGCCATGGACCTCTGCGGACGCGAGCTCGGATTTGGCAGGATTGGGAGTCTGCGGTTTATTCGGATGGATCGTGGCTTTGttatggtggagatggtggatgTTCTTGGAGGCTTTATAGCGGGGGAGGGGGCGCCAGAGAGGTGGAGGGGAGAGGTTTCAGGGGCAGCGTCCGTTCTGCAGCGGTGTCGCTCAAGAGAAGGCCAATGTTGTGCGTTGCCTGCTAAATTTGGTTTGAGCTTTGAAGGGTCCTGTTGTTCCGGACCGGCGAGCTTATTCTTGGAACTCTGAAACGAACGGTTTGGAGAATCTCACATTCAGAACTACTAGTATTTGCATTGCATGCTTGGGTGGGTTTTTAGACCCTTTTATTTAGTTTCTTTGCTTCTGGAATTTATTATCGCAATTGTATTGTCTGAACTTCAAAATTGCATTTCCACATCTGTATAACTATATTGTCAGAAATCAGTAAGATACCAGGACACTgacttttgtttttctttgtggAGCAATCATATATACATTGACATGCCACTACTTTCAGAAGACCAATGCGTGTTCTGCTTTATTTTAAGAATGGGAAAAGAGATTAATAAGGCTATAGTAACTTCGTGTACTACCAGTATACCACGCAAATAGCATGGTAGCTAGTTTTAGCCCATGCAAATAGTATGGgtagctagtttttttttttcattgtaACATTATTTGTGTTTCTTTTTTACTTGGATATCTTTCAAATAGTTTTGTCATTTGTTTGATTGTAACTTTGCTCACTCCATGCACCAGCACTACATTCATACCATCAAAAAAATCCTTGAATTGAAACCATTGTTTTTCCTTTTCTCCTCTTTCTTTTTTCCTCACTCATATCCATGGTTGTACAACTTTTTGCCAAGACCATTAAGGTAGCATTCGATTCCATCTTGATGAGCTTCATTTCTCAATAAAACCACTACCAAGTTTCTCACAAATTATTTAGTTCTTCGCCATGTTGTAAATTTAAGTTTGGATCATCTCCCCCTAATTAAAACAACGCCATATTCATTGCAATATTACTCATGTTCATTGTAGTCACTGGTAGCCGCAACATCATACCAACATCCATCAGTCTCTCAAACCTTCCAAACAAGCTGTGAAACATCAATGACACCAATGTGCTACTGATTTTAGGTCTGCTGCCTATGCCATTTTATAGTTTTATACTGTGATGCTGACAGCAATCTTGTGATTATTTGTTTCCACTTGTGATCAGCTTCTTTATTTTGGAAAGGACGCAAAAAAGCTTTCGAGCAATTTTTATTAGACAATGTTGTGACCAGCTTCTCacaaaaaaaaagatgaaaatGTCCGTTGCGGTGCTCATGACTCACGAACTTGCCACGCATGTGCATCATGGAATCGATGGACCAATTGCATATGACATATCAAAAGCCGATATGGTTTTCATGATTTCAGCATAATCTCGGCGACCTTTGGTCATCCTGATCGCATGGTACCTTTGAAAGGAAAGGAACAATCATGTTTTTCGGCGATGCACTCTCCAATCAGTCACTTTGGCACAACTGATTATACTTTATCCTTTCTTTGATAAAGAAAATCAACTCACATGACTTGCTAAGGGTTTAGCAAAGGTTTGTCCCGTACATTCTAGTTCTAGGACTGAAATAAAAAGGGAAAAGGGGTGCCAAAGGGAGTTCAAAATTTTTGTGCAATTTCGCATTTTTTGGTAATTTCGAGGGTGGTTGAAAGATAAATCCAAAGCTTCGTATTACACTAATGCACGTGCTTTATTATAAATATATAGCTTTAATAATTTTCTAATATTGTTTATGTCACATATTCTTCTACTCAATATATGTGTCGTTTATAGATATTTAGAAATCATACATTTTGCTGATGTCCTAAACAAAATTGACAAAGCCGGCTAGAACCTTACACAGCCTAGGCTGCTATAGGGAGCGCTCCTCGCGCATGTAAACTGTTGTTGCTTCTGTCTTATTATTAATCAAAGCCGGCTAGAGCcagatctttcaaaaaaaaattgacaAAGTTTCATGAATCTCGGGGATAACCGAAAAAATTCAAACACCAAAATTGAAACCTGAGTTTTACTGCTAACAAGTAAACTACAGGGTTTAAA
Coding sequences within:
- the LOC136453919 gene encoding uncharacterized protein; this translates as MASKSGELRMTLLGVALLGLLLLSQHAAPVDATESAAPGMKMTSFSFNSNNKNYNAGGRTLSSFSMNAGDSEKKTRGKGV